The nucleotide sequence TCGAAAGCCCAGCTGACGCTGACCTCCTGGTCGTCGTCGAGGTCGTCCATGACCCGGATCGCTTCGTCCATCTCGCGTTTGAGCCCCGAGAACGTTCGCGCGTACGTCTGGATGCCCTCGCGGGCGACGACCTCGCCGAGCCAGACGCCGTCTTCTCGGGTCACATGGACCACGTAAGCCTCCGTACTCATGCGAGCCACCCCTTTCCGAACGCGGGCTCAAGTGAACGCTGGATGGAGAGCAGCGTGCCGACCGGAATCTCGTGGCCGCGGTGCTGAGCGACGATCGTCGAATACGTGACGCCCGCCACGACCACCGCGTACTTGCGGTGGCTGCCTCTCTGACTCACCTGTTCACCCCCGAGGGACTCGATGACACGGTTGACGTCGACGGATTTCATCGGCTTCATGAGCCTAGAGTTTAGGACCTAAACACGTCAAGTGTCCAGTGGCTAAACATCTAGACAATTAGGCCGCGGGCACCGCAGCACGCGGCCGCGACCGATGCGCGTACCACCACGCCACGAGCGCCCCGACGGCGAGCACCCCGGCGAAGATCCCGATCGCGGTGATCACGCCGAGCGCGGCGCCGACCACGCCGAGCGTCACACCGCCGCCCGTCCGCAGCCCCGACGCGAACATGCCGTAGACGCCGAGCGTGCGACCGCGCTCCACCGCGGGCGCCTCGAGCTGCACGACGCTCTGCGTGATCGACATCGACGCGATCTCGCCGACGCCGGCGATGAGCAGCGCGACGAGGGCGAGCAGGTAGCTCCCGGTCAGCGCGAACGCGACGATCGCCCCGCCGAACACGACCGTCGAGAGCACCGCGGCCTTGAGCGTCGGCTTGATGACGCCCGTCGCCTCGAGCAGGAATCCGCCGACGACGCCACCCAGCCCCATCGCGAACAGGAGGCTGCCGTAGGTGAAGTCGCCCTCGGATCCTGCGCCCAGACGCGCCGCGAAGACCGGCATCGACGACGGCAGGGCGTTGCCGATGGTGATGGCGGCGAGGCCCGAGATGACGATCATGGCGATGATCAGGTGGTTCGACCGGACGTTGCGCAGCACGCGCAGGGTGTCGCGCAGCGAGACGCGAGCCGGCTCGGAGACGTCGGCGGCGACCCCGGCGGCAGCGCCCGCCGCCCGCGCCTCGGCGTCGCGCGTGTGCCCCGTGAACCGCGTCCGGAACATCAGCAGCGTCATCGGCAGGTAGAGCAGCACGTTCACGTAGATGCCCGCGATCGGCCCCAGCCAGAGCAGCAGCGCCGAGCCCACGACCGGCCCGAACAGGATTCCGAGGCTCTGGAACGTCGCGTTCAGCCGGATGGCGCTCGGCAGCTCCGACCGGTCGACGAAGTCGTGCAGCAGCAGCTGCTCGGCCGGGCCCCACAGCGAGCCGGCGGTGCCGTGCAGCACGAGGAGGATGCAGGCCTCCCACACGGTGAGCGAGTGGGTCACGAAGAGAGTGCCCCATCCTGCGCTCACCAGCATGAAGAGCACCTGCCCGGCCTGGATGATCTTGCGGCAGTCGTACTTCTCGGCCAGCGTGCCCGACCACACCGACAGCAGCAGGAACGGCAGCCAGTGGCTGATGATCTGGAACCCGACGAGCGCCGGTGAGTGGAACGTCTGCCACAGCACCCAGTAGGTGATCACGTGCTCGGTGTTGTCCGCCATCATCGACAGCCCCGACGTGAAGAGGTAGGGGCGCGAGTCGCGGTTGCGCAGGGCCGCGAAGCGTCGGGGCACGGCGGCGGGCAGCGGCAGCGCCGGCTCCAGCTCTTGCACGGGTCGTTCTCGTCTCGTCGTCAGGGCACAGGGCAGGGCGCAGGATCCGCACGCCGCCCGACAAATGTTGCGCTCGCCAACATACCTGATCCCGCGGAACGGCGAGAGCCCGCACCGCGACTGCGATGCGGGCTCCCGAGTGCTGCGCTCAGACCGCGACCGGCTCCAGCGTGGAGGCGAACGGGTCGAAGCCCTCGGCCAGCGACGGCACGGGGGCGACCGTGCTCGCGACGTCGACGAACGAGCGGCTGGCGATCGACTCCTCGACGCTCACCATCGTGTCGAGCACGTGATAGCCGACCTCGCCCGTGGCGATGTGCGACCCGCCGGTGCGGATCGCGCGGGCCATGTCGAGGATCCCCAGGCCGCGGCCGACGTTCGGCTCCTCGTCGAGGACGGTCTCCCACTCCTGCTCGAAGGGATAGGTGGCGCCGTCCTTGAGGGGTCGGGCGATGCGGATCGGCCAGCCGCCGCCGAACATGTTCGGGTCGGGCAGAACGATCGTGCCCTCGGTGCCGTTGACCTCGAAGACGCCGTGGCGCAGGAGCGGCGTGTCGAACGACAGCAGCGACTGTCCCTGGCCGCCCTGCTCGAACGACGTGAGCACGGAGACGTGCGTCGGCACCTCGACCGGGAACTCCGCTCCGGCGTTCGGGCCGACGGCGAGCGTGCGGGTCTCGCGCGACTTCGCGCCCGTCGCGACGACGGAGGCGACGGGGCCGAGCAGGTGCACGAGCGCCGTGAAATAGTACGGGCCGATGTCGAACAGCGGGCCCGCGCCCTTCGCGTAGAGGAACGACGCGTTCGGGTGGATGAAGTCGGGGCCCTGCCACTGCATGCTCGTCACCGCGGTGAGGGGCGTGCCGATGGCGCCGGCCTCGATGGCGCGCTTGGCGGTCTGCCAGCCCGGGCCGAGCACGGTGTCGGGCGCGATGCCGAGCTTGAGGCCGAGCGATGCGGCCAGGTCGACGAGACCCTTGGCGCTCTCGCGGTCGACGCCGATCGGCTTCTCGCTCCAGACGTGCTTGCCTGCCTTGAGGGCCGCCGACGACACCTCGACATGCGTGGCCGGAAGCGTCAGGTTGACGACGATCTCGACGTCGTCGTCGGCGAGCACCTCGTCGCCGGTGCCGGAGCGAGCGACGCCCCACTTCGCAGCCGACGCCGCGGCGCGCTCGGTGTCGATGTCGCCGACGCGGACGACCTCGACGTCGGGGAACCTCGTGAGGTTCTCGAGGTACTGCTCCGAGATCATCCCGGCGCCGATGAGGCCGACGCCGACGCGCCCGTCGCGGCTCACGCCGAGACCGTCTCGGTCGACGCGGCCTGCTCCGACAGCCACTGGAACGACTGCTGGACGCCGTCGAAGATGTCGCCCTCGAAGTGGTCGTACTCGATCACGGCGAACTTCACGGCAGGAGCCGAGGCGATCGCCTCCGCGAGACGCACACCGCCCTGCCCGGCCGGCTTCTGGTCGGTGGGGAGCTCGGCGGTCGAGATGCCGTCGCGCATGGGGCCGTCCTTGGCGTGGACCGCAACGACCCGCTCGCCGAGGCGCGGCAGGAGCTTGACGATGTCGATTCCGGCGGCCGAGGCCCAGTACAGGTCGACCTCGAGCTTGACGCTCGGCTCGAGGTTCTCGACGAACAGCTCGTAGGCGGGGCGGCCGTCGATGACGTTGCGGAACTCGTGGTCGTGGTTGTGGTAGCCGACCTTCAGGCCGAACGCCGCGGCCTGCTCGGCGCGCTCATTGAGGCGCTCGGCGCCCCACTTCACGCTGTCGGCCGTCGCCCAGCGAGCCGGGGCGAGGTACGGGTCGATGACGACCTCGAGGCCGAGAGCGGCCGCCGCGGCGAAGGTCTCCTCGACCGGCGGGATCGACAGCAGCTTGTCGGGGGTGTCGACCTCCTCCTCGATGAGGATCGCGTGGCCGGTCGGGGCGGTGAGGCCGTGGGCGGCGAACGACTTCTTCAGCGCGTCGGCGCGCGAGACGAAGTCGAAGGCCTCGACGTGCTTCAGGCCGATCTCGGCGAGGCGGGCGAGGGTGCCGTCGAGGTCCTTGTCGATCTCGCGGTACACGGAGTACAGCTGAACGGAGATGGCGGGGAAGGCCATGATGTCCTTTCGTTTCTGTGACGGCGTCGGCCGGTGGGTCGGCGCGGGTGGAGTCGCACGGGGTGGGTGCGAGCCCGAGGCGGGTGCGGCTAGCGCACCGACTTGATCGGGAAGATCGCGAGTGCGCCGAGGATCACGGCGATGCCGGCACCCCAGAGCATGAGCGTGTAGTTGCCGCCGGCGCTGCTGCCCACGTGCAGGAGGAAGAGGCCGAACGCCGGGGCCAGCGACTGCGGCAGCGCGTTGGCGATGTTGAGCACGCCGAGGTCCTTGCCGGGGCGGTCGGCGTTGGGCAGCACATCGACGACGAGCGCCGTGTCGATCGAGAGGTAGGCGCCGAACGCGAAGCCCATGATGACCTCGGCCGTGTAGAAGGAGCCGATCGTGGTCGAGTGTGCGAGCACGATGAGACCGACGGCGGTGAGCGCTGTCGACGTCCAGACGAAGACCTTGCGGCGCTGGAGCCGGTCGGAAGCCCAGCCGGAGATCGCGGTCGAGACGAGGAGCGCGATCGTGTAGAGCAGCACACCGAAGGCGACGGCGGCCGTGGCTGCGGTGGCACCGAGCCCGATCCTGTCCTCCATGTAGAGGAGGCGGTAGGTCGTGAACATGTAGGTGCCGAAGATGATGAGGAATCGGCCCCACCAGGCGAAGCCGAAGTCGCGGTGCTTGAACGGGTTCGTCCAGAACGAGCTCACGATGTTGAGCAGTGTGAAGCGCTTGAGCTTGTGGGTGGGCAGCTCGTCTTTGACGATGAAGGAATAGAAGAGGATCACCGCGATGGCGAAGATGCCCGGCGCGATGAAGAGGACGGGAATGTTGCCGGCCAGGTAGACGGCGAGGTAGAGGCCCGCGAGCGCCGAGACGTTCTGCGCGAGACCGATGAGGCTCGAGGCACGACCGCGCTGGATCTCGGGCACGTTGTCGGCGAAGCTCGCCGTCATCGCCGAGAACACCGCGTTGGCCGACACCTGCGCGAGCAGCCAGGCGAGCATGAGGTCGGTGCGCGTGTGCCCGAACGCCATCCACGCCAACGAGCCAACGAAGACGATGGTGCCGCCGACCATCCACGGGCGACGGCGACCCCAGCGGGTGCGCGTGCGGTCGGAGAGGGCGCCGGCGAGCGGGTTGGCGAAGAGGGCGCCGAACGCGCCGACCGAGAGCACCGAGCCGACGATCGACGACGGGTCGTTCGGGGCGATCTGCTGCGCTTTGAGCGACAGGCTCACGTAGATCGGCGCCAGCAGGGCGAAGAAGAGCCCGAACTGGGCGAGTGCTAGTGCGAACAGGTACAGCTTCGTGACCTTCCGCGTGGCCACGGGCTGCGTGATGCCCTCGTCCAGCAGCGCGGAGGGAATCGTGCCGGAGGTCGCAAGACCTTCAGCGGGGTTTTCCATTGACGTCGGTGTCGACATGACTCCTCCTCGAGCCACAGGGGGCGACTCTCGCCCGATCTGGTCCCCTGGCGATGCCAGGCTCAGGAGGAGACGCTAGCACCGAAAACCTCCAAGTGGAAGTTTTGAGAAGAGATTCTTCGGCGGCTCTCCGGAGAGCCCGGGGTAGTGTTCCCTCGATGACCAACGACACCGCCGCCGGCACTCGCGGTCCGTACGCCAAGGGCGTGCGACGGCGACGCGAGATCCTCGACAAGACGCTCGACGTCGTGGCGTCTCGCGGCATCGACGGGACGTCGCTCCGAGCGATCGGCGAGGCGATCGGGGTGTCGCACGCCGCTCTGACCCACTACTTCGACTCGCGCGAGGCGCTCCTGGTCGAGGTGCTGCGCGAGCGAGACGTCGAGTCGACCCGACGGGTTCAGGGCATCGACGGCGTCCTCGAGCGCATGACCGCGGCGGCCGACGACAACGCGAAGGTCCCCGGCCTCGTCACGCTCTACACGAACATGCTGGCCACCGCCGTCGAGCCCGGCAACGACGTGTCGCGCGAGTTCTTCGTCGAGCGCTTCGAGTCCGGTCGCGCAACCCTGGCACGCGAGCTCCGTGAGCAGCTCGAAGCCTCGGGCCGGCACTCCGACACCGACCTCGAGCTCGTCGGGTCGCTCATCATGGCCGCTTTCGACGGCCTCCAGGTGCAGTGGCTCCTGGACCGCCGGATCGACATCGCCGGCACGCTCGCGCTCCTGCAAAGGCTCCTCTAGCACCATGGCCGTCCAGGCGAGAGCCGAGGAGACCCGACGACGCCTCATCGAGGCGGCGGCCGAGGTCCTGACCGAGCGCGGCTACCCGCAGACGACGCTCAACGACGTCGCGGCCCGCGCCGGCGTGACCAAGGGCGCGCTCTACCACCACTTCGCCTCGAAGCAGGAGCTCGCGAACGCGGTCATCGCCCTCCAGTTCGACATCGCTGCCGCGTCGACCGTGGCCGCCGTCGACCGCGGCACCACGGCGTACGAGAAGCTCGTCTGGATGAGCCGCGCCTTCGCCGAGCAGATGCGCGACGAGGTCGTCGTGCGCGCCGGGGTCCGCCTCACGACGGAGACCGGTGCCCGCGAGCTCGAGCAGCAGGCGCCGTACGACGGCTGGATCGCCTCGGTGACGCCCCTCATCGCCGCCGCCATCGCCGAGGGCTCGTTCCGCTCCGACCTCGACGCCGGCGTGGTGGCGTCGATGCTGATCCCCGCCTACTCGGGCGTGCAGATGGTCTCCGACATCCGCACCGGCCACGCCGACCTGCTCGAGCAGGTCCTGAACCTGTGGGAGGTGCTGCTCGCACCGGCCCTCGTGGCGCCCGATCGGCGTGCAGAGCTATCCGGCGTGCCGGCGTCCATCCTGAGCTGAGACGGCGCCGCAGACCGGGCAGGTGCCGTGCGAGGCGCCGACGTCGACCACGTAGGTGCCGGATCCCGAGCGCACCTCGACCATGCCGAGCACCTCCAGCACGGTGAGGGCGTTCCTCACCGCCGACTCGGTCACCCCGAGCTGCGCGGCCAGCTCGGCGCGTGACGCGAGGCGCCCGCCTGCGCCCGCCGCGGCTCCTGCGGCCCGGATCGCCTCGGCCAGCTCGAGAGCGGCCAGCGCCGCGACCGAGACCCGACCCCGGTGTGGCTCGACGAGCAGCCTCTCCCCCGATGCGCCCATGGCTCAGAGGCTCGTCATGCCGCCGTCGACGCGGAAGATCGCCCCGGTGGCGAAGCCCGCCTCGTCGCTCGCGAGGTAGGTCATGATGCCGGTGACGTCGGAGGGTGCCCCGGGCCGTCCGAGCGGAGTGCGCGAGACGATGCCGGCGCGAGCCTCGGCGTCGCCCGAGATCGTGGTGACGAGGCCGGTCTCCGTGTAGCCCGGCACGACCGTGTTGACGCGTATGCCGTCCGCGGCATACGCCATCGCGGTCGCGCGCACGAGCGAGTGGATGCCGCCCTTGCTCGACGAGTAGGCGGCGAAATCCGCTCCCTCGCCGTTGAGACCGGTCGGGCTGCCCGTGCACACGATCGAGCCGCGCGAGCCTGAGGCGAGGAAGGTCCGCACGGCGTGCTTCACCGTGAGGAACGTGCCCGTGAGGTTCACGTCGATCGTCGATCGCCACGCCTCGAGCGAGACGTCGGCGGTCTTGGCGTCGCGCCCGAACAGCTGCACTCCGGCGTTCGCCACCACCACGTCGGGCGTGAACCCGGCGCCGACGGCCGACGCGAACGCGGCCTCGACCTGTGCCTCGTCCGCGATGTCCACCGCCACGGCGAGAGTCGAACCCGTGGTCGCAGGAGCAGCGGCACCCGCCGCCGAGGCCGCCGCCGACGCCGCCTCGAAGTCCCGGTCCGCGTACACGACGCGGGCGCCCTCGGAGGCGAAGGCGTCCGCGATGGCTCGACCGATCCCGGATCCTGCGCCCGTCACCAGCGCCGTCTTGCCGGTGAGCCGCCCCGTCACTCGCCGGCCCCGGTGTCGACGCGGGTCAGCCGGACGGCCATGTAGGCGCGCGCGGGCAGGTCGACGACGAAGCGGCCGGAGGCGGTGCCCGGCAGCTCGTCGACGGTCATGTTCCAGGTGTCGATGACCTCCACCCTCCAGGCGAACTGCGGGTCGTGGAAGAAGCGACGGAACCGCGGCCTGCCGAACCCGAAGTAGTAGAGGTACTGCTCGCCGGGTCGGCCGGCGACGGTGGCGTCCCACTCGGTCTCGAGGGGCTCGAGCACGCCGGCCGGGCTCTCCTCGATGAAGCGGGTGAGGAACCCGATGCGCGCCGGGCTCTCGCCGTGCAGCTCGCCGCCCTTTGCCCACCAGAGGATCTCGTCGGGGTCGACGTAGGTCTCGCCGTGGCCGACGTACCCGCCGCGCAGCGCCCCCTCCCAGAATCGCCGGGTCATCTCCTCGCCGGAGATGTTGCCCCAGCCCTGGTCGATGTCGCCCTCGTAGGCGGCCTCGTCGACGACGACCGGCTTGCCCCAGGTGCGGCGCCACTCTGTCGTCATCTCCGACGTCTTGTACATGTCGGTCCGCTGCATGCTCACGTGGGTGATCCACGGGCGGGACTGGTCGTAGACGATGCGGCAGTTGTGGATCGAGCGCGGGTGCTGTGCGGCGTCCCAGGTCTCGATGATCTGCGCCCAGCGCTCCCAGTCGGCCTCGGACTTGTCGAAGAGCAGGTCGAACTCGTTGGCGAGCGACCACCACAGGTTGCGGAACGCACCCAGCCTCGCCACGGCGTAGCGGACGTAGCGGTCGTCCGAGGCGGCGTCCATCGTCGAGAATCCCCAGCGGTCGTAGGCGTGGAAGAGGATGAGGTCGGCCTCGACGCCGAGCTCGGCCAGCTGGTCGATCCGGTGCTCCAGTCGGCGCCAGTAGTCGACGTCGAACGCCTCGAGGTCGAACGCCCCGTCGTCGCGCCGGTCGAACGGGAAGCGCTCGGGCTCGTTGCTGTTGAACGTGTACGACTTCGGGAACACGCACATGCGGAGCTTGTTGAACGGCGACTCGGCGAGCGTGCGCAGGGTGGTGTCCTGCAGCTCGTCGGGTTGATGGGTCCAGGCGTAGCTCGTGGTGCCGATCGGCAGGTACCGACGCCCCGACGCGTAGGCGAAGTGGTATTTGTCGGCGACGCGGACGGGGCCGTCGGAGGTGGCGGGCGTCACGGTGAAACCTCCGCGGATCCTGCTCAGCGACCGGGCGTTGCTCGCCGTCTCGAAGCGCCATGACCCCTCGACGTCGGGCAGCAGGCGCACCACGTACGACCCGTCGCCGTCGTAGAAGCCGAGCACGTCGCGCACCTCGTCGCCCGGCCCGAAGAAGCGGGCCGTGAGCTCGACGTCGACGAACGGGTTGCCGTGCGACGGCCCCGCGAGGCGGATCTCGAAGCGGGTCCACCGGGCGACAGACTCGTCGTGCGTGACTCTGGCCGACCCGATCGCCACGTCGTCGGCCTCGTAGTCCTGCGACGGCGGCACGGGAGGGGTCCTGCCCGCGATCTCGGCGACGGGCGCCTTGATGGTCTCGAGTTCACGCAGGATCGCCTCCCGGTCGCTCGCCGTCAGCGAGTCCTCGGTCTCGAGCACGAGCCCGAGCGGCTGCGCGTGGAAGGTGTGGAGCAGCGTGGACTCGACGATCGACGGGGCGTGACGGCGCAGGACGCCGGCGGCCTCGTGGTCGCGGAGCACGTCGAAGAGAGCTGATCCCGCGTGGAATCGGCTGGTCGGGGAGGTCATGGGTCAGCCTTTCACGGCGCCGGCGAGGGCTCCGCGGACGAAGTATCTCTGGAACATGAGGTAGACGATCAGGACGGGGAAGATCGACATGATGATGTACGCGTTCAACTGCGGGTAGTTGGACCCGTACTGGGTTTGGAAGTTCGTGATGCCGAGGGGGATCGTGAACTCGTTCGTGGTCTGCAGCAGCGTCAACGCCATCGGGTACTCGTTCCACGTCGCGACGAAGTCGAGGATGAACAGGGCGGCGAGGGCCGGTTTCGCCAGCGGCAGGATGACCTGCCAGAACAGGCGCCAGTTCGAGGCGCCGTCGATGCGGGCGGCTTCGTCGAGGTCTTCGGGGATCGCTTTGAAGAACCCGTAGAGGATGAAGATCTGGTACGAGATGCCGAACGCGAGGTACGGCAGCATCAGCCCGAGTTTCGTGTTCAACAGGTTCAGGTTCAGCATCGTGGAGAACAGCGGGCCCAACGCGACCTGGACGGGGATGAGGGCGCCGAGCGCGATGACACCGAGCAGGCCCTGCTGCCACCGGAACTTCAACCGGGACATCGAGAACGCGGCAAGCGCGGCGATGAACAGGCCCAGCGGCACCTTGATGACGGAGATGATGAGGCTGTTCAGCCCGGACTGCCAGATGTTGCCGGTCGCGGCGGCCGCGGCGTAGTTACCCCACTCCCAGTGCGACGGCAGCGCCCACGGGGCGAGGTTGGAGACGTCCGCCTGGCTCTTCACACTGGTGAGGAACATGAACAGGAACGGGATGATCCAGATGATCGCCGCGATCACCAGGCCGATCCACAGGCCCACGAGGCCCCACTGCGTCTTCCGCCGGTTCGGCGTGGCGACGGTGGCCGTGGTGTGCGGGCGCTGATCGGTGATGACGGGCACGGACTCGAGAGCGGAGCTCATTGTTTGTCTCCCTTGAAGGTCCAGAGCATGTAGGGCACGACGAGGACCAGGCTGACGGCGAACAGGACGGTCGCGATCGCGTTGCCGAGCCCGAACTCGTGGTTCGAGAACGACTGCTGATACGACCACAGCGCCAGCACCTGGGTGGACTGAGCGGGGCCGCCGCCGGTGGTGCCGACGATGAGGTCGAACACCTTCAGCGACGAGATCATCGTCAACACCACGACGATGATCGTCGTCGGGCGCAGCGCCGGCCAGGTCACGGCGCGGAAGATCTGGAACTTCCCCGCACCGTCGAGTTTCGCGGCCTCGACCAACTCGTCGGGGACGTTCTGCAGGCCCGCCATGTAGAGCACCATGTTGAACCCGGCGGTCTGCCACACGAACGCGACGAAGATCGCATACAGGGCCACGTGCGCGTCGCCGAGCCAGTCGTGGGCGAGGGAACCCAGGCCGACCTGGTGCAGGACCCCGTCGATGAGGCCGGACTGCGGGTTGTACAGCCACACCCACATCGTCGCGACCGCGATCGACGCGAGCACGGCGGGGATGTAGAACGCGCTGCGGAGCAGGTTCCGGCCGAACAGCTTCTGGTTCAAGCCCAGCGCGAGCAGGAGACCGAGGGTCGTCGGGACGAGCAGCGAGAGCACGACCCAGATGACGGTGTTGCGGAACGCGGGC is from Frondihabitans australicus and encodes:
- a CDS encoding type II toxin-antitoxin system HicA family toxin, whose translation is MKPMKSVDVNRVIESLGGEQVSQRGSHRKYAVVVAGVTYSTIVAQHRGHEIPVGTLLSIQRSLEPAFGKGWLA
- a CDS encoding MFS transporter codes for the protein MQELEPALPLPAAVPRRFAALRNRDSRPYLFTSGLSMMADNTEHVITYWVLWQTFHSPALVGFQIISHWLPFLLLSVWSGTLAEKYDCRKIIQAGQVLFMLVSAGWGTLFVTHSLTVWEACILLVLHGTAGSLWGPAEQLLLHDFVDRSELPSAIRLNATFQSLGILFGPVVGSALLLWLGPIAGIYVNVLLYLPMTLLMFRTRFTGHTRDAEARAAGAAAGVAADVSEPARVSLRDTLRVLRNVRSNHLIIAMIVISGLAAITIGNALPSSMPVFAARLGAGSEGDFTYGSLLFAMGLGGVVGGFLLEATGVIKPTLKAAVLSTVVFGGAIVAFALTGSYLLALVALLIAGVGEIASMSITQSVVQLEAPAVERGRTLGVYGMFASGLRTGGGVTLGVVGAALGVITAIGIFAGVLAVGALVAWWYAHRSRPRAAVPAA
- a CDS encoding Gfo/Idh/MocA family protein — protein: MSRDGRVGVGLIGAGMISEQYLENLTRFPDVEVVRVGDIDTERAAASAAKWGVARSGTGDEVLADDDVEIVVNLTLPATHVEVSSAALKAGKHVWSEKPIGVDRESAKGLVDLAASLGLKLGIAPDTVLGPGWQTAKRAIEAGAIGTPLTAVTSMQWQGPDFIHPNASFLYAKGAGPLFDIGPYYFTALVHLLGPVASVVATGAKSRETRTLAVGPNAGAEFPVEVPTHVSVLTSFEQGGQGQSLLSFDTPLLRHGVFEVNGTEGTIVLPDPNMFGGGWPIRIARPLKDGATYPFEQEWETVLDEEPNVGRGLGILDMARAIRTGGSHIATGEVGYHVLDTMVSVEESIASRSFVDVASTVAPVPSLAEGFDPFASTLEPVAV
- a CDS encoding sugar phosphate isomerase/epimerase family protein gives rise to the protein MAFPAISVQLYSVYREIDKDLDGTLARLAEIGLKHVEAFDFVSRADALKKSFAAHGLTAPTGHAILIEEEVDTPDKLLSIPPVEETFAAAAALGLEVVIDPYLAPARWATADSVKWGAERLNERAEQAAAFGLKVGYHNHDHEFRNVIDGRPAYELFVENLEPSVKLEVDLYWASAAGIDIVKLLPRLGERVVAVHAKDGPMRDGISTAELPTDQKPAGQGGVRLAEAIASAPAVKFAVIEYDHFEGDIFDGVQQSFQWLSEQAASTETVSA
- a CDS encoding MFS transporter gives rise to the protein MSTPTSMENPAEGLATSGTIPSALLDEGITQPVATRKVTKLYLFALALAQFGLFFALLAPIYVSLSLKAQQIAPNDPSSIVGSVLSVGAFGALFANPLAGALSDRTRTRWGRRRPWMVGGTIVFVGSLAWMAFGHTRTDLMLAWLLAQVSANAVFSAMTASFADNVPEIQRGRASSLIGLAQNVSALAGLYLAVYLAGNIPVLFIAPGIFAIAVILFYSFIVKDELPTHKLKRFTLLNIVSSFWTNPFKHRDFGFAWWGRFLIIFGTYMFTTYRLLYMEDRIGLGATAATAAVAFGVLLYTIALLVSTAISGWASDRLQRRKVFVWTSTALTAVGLIVLAHSTTIGSFYTAEVIMGFAFGAYLSIDTALVVDVLPNADRPGKDLGVLNIANALPQSLAPAFGLFLLHVGSSAGGNYTLMLWGAGIAVILGALAIFPIKSVR
- a CDS encoding TetR/AcrR family transcriptional regulator, with product MTNDTAAGTRGPYAKGVRRRREILDKTLDVVASRGIDGTSLRAIGEAIGVSHAALTHYFDSREALLVEVLRERDVESTRRVQGIDGVLERMTAAADDNAKVPGLVTLYTNMLATAVEPGNDVSREFFVERFESGRATLARELREQLEASGRHSDTDLELVGSLIMAAFDGLQVQWLLDRRIDIAGTLALLQRLL
- a CDS encoding ScbR family autoregulator-binding transcription factor, with product MAVQARAEETRRRLIEAAAEVLTERGYPQTTLNDVAARAGVTKGALYHHFASKQELANAVIALQFDIAAASTVAAVDRGTTAYEKLVWMSRAFAEQMRDEVVVRAGVRLTTETGARELEQQAPYDGWIASVTPLIAAAIAEGSFRSDLDAGVVASMLIPAYSGVQMVSDIRTGHADLLEQVLNLWEVLLAPALVAPDRRAELSGVPASILS
- a CDS encoding GntR family transcriptional regulator translates to MGASGERLLVEPHRGRVSVAALAALELAEAIRAAGAAAGAGGRLASRAELAAQLGVTESAVRNALTVLEVLGMVEVRSGSGTYVVDVGASHGTCPVCGAVSAQDGRRHAG
- a CDS encoding SDR family NAD(P)-dependent oxidoreductase, translating into MTGRLTGKTALVTGAGSGIGRAIADAFASEGARVVYADRDFEAASAAASAAGAAAPATTGSTLAVAVDIADEAQVEAAFASAVGAGFTPDVVVANAGVQLFGRDAKTADVSLEAWRSTIDVNLTGTFLTVKHAVRTFLASGSRGSIVCTGSPTGLNGEGADFAAYSSSKGGIHSLVRATAMAYAADGIRVNTVVPGYTETGLVTTISGDAEARAGIVSRTPLGRPGAPSDVTGIMTYLASDEAGFATGAIFRVDGGMTSL
- a CDS encoding DUF5605 domain-containing protein, giving the protein MTSPTSRFHAGSALFDVLRDHEAAGVLRRHAPSIVESTLLHTFHAQPLGLVLETEDSLTASDREAILRELETIKAPVAEIAGRTPPVPPSQDYEADDVAIGSARVTHDESVARWTRFEIRLAGPSHGNPFVDVELTARFFGPGDEVRDVLGFYDGDGSYVVRLLPDVEGSWRFETASNARSLSRIRGGFTVTPATSDGPVRVADKYHFAYASGRRYLPIGTTSYAWTHQPDELQDTTLRTLAESPFNKLRMCVFPKSYTFNSNEPERFPFDRRDDGAFDLEAFDVDYWRRLEHRIDQLAELGVEADLILFHAYDRWGFSTMDAASDDRYVRYAVARLGAFRNLWWSLANEFDLLFDKSEADWERWAQIIETWDAAQHPRSIHNCRIVYDQSRPWITHVSMQRTDMYKTSEMTTEWRRTWGKPVVVDEAAYEGDIDQGWGNISGEEMTRRFWEGALRGGYVGHGETYVDPDEILWWAKGGELHGESPARIGFLTRFIEESPAGVLEPLETEWDATVAGRPGEQYLYYFGFGRPRFRRFFHDPQFAWRVEVIDTWNMTVDELPGTASGRFVVDLPARAYMAVRLTRVDTGAGE
- a CDS encoding carbohydrate ABC transporter permease, giving the protein MSSALESVPVITDQRPHTTATVATPNRRKTQWGLVGLWIGLVIAAIIWIIPFLFMFLTSVKSQADVSNLAPWALPSHWEWGNYAAAAATGNIWQSGLNSLIISVIKVPLGLFIAALAAFSMSRLKFRWQQGLLGVIALGALIPVQVALGPLFSTMLNLNLLNTKLGLMLPYLAFGISYQIFILYGFFKAIPEDLDEAARIDGASNWRLFWQVILPLAKPALAALFILDFVATWNEYPMALTLLQTTNEFTIPLGITNFQTQYGSNYPQLNAYIIMSIFPVLIVYLMFQRYFVRGALAGAVKG
- a CDS encoding carbohydrate ABC transporter permease, which produces MTVLKSSSPRRGTTPRRGGRLAPGWAAFLFVVPALLLFLVFLVYPMVDTVVMSFFSWNGFITTSPVFVGISNYVRIFTQDPVFWPAFRNTVIWVVLSLLVPTTLGLLLALGLNQKLFGRNLLRSAFYIPAVLASIAVATMWVWLYNPQSGLIDGVLHQVGLGSLAHDWLGDAHVALYAIFVAFVWQTAGFNMVLYMAGLQNVPDELVEAAKLDGAGKFQIFRAVTWPALRPTTIIVVVLTMISSLKVFDLIVGTTGGGPAQSTQVLALWSYQQSFSNHEFGLGNAIATVLFAVSLVLVVPYMLWTFKGDKQ